The following are encoded together in the Osmia lignaria lignaria isolate PbOS001 chromosome 6, iyOsmLign1, whole genome shotgun sequence genome:
- the tna gene encoding zinc finger MIZ domain-containing protein tonalli, whose protein sequence is MVAAATATATATASVVAMQDRQDIPSQFNQMQSQHGIPHQTYNAGYAQRGPMAGMGPVGMSNFNSMGTMSPMHSMNSMNSMNSMNGMNSMNPMSMGGMNGISGMNGMTPMSSMSNMGNMGMNNMMGPNNMQMNKMSMQAQPHQGYPRRLAPYPNPAMHMAQKRQQGPYPGPNPAAMQPAFNGMTTSQYPTNYPAAARPNFQPQYQPMQTMNPSAAGFGPNSMIRGANMRQTAPSYQTANQAATNQYYGSNGIPVSMGPTTVGNQFVGHQPNSGYAGGASSYGATGAVTSQYQQDVASMRTTGAGTLNYQHSPIPGNPTPPLTPATSMPPYISPNPDIKPNFNDMKSPVNIQKDDELRLTFPVRDGIILPPFRLEHNLAVSNHVFQLKSTVHQTLMWRSDLELQLKCFHHEDRQMNTNWPASVQVSVNATPLVIDRGENKTSHKPLYLKDVCQSGRNTIQITVSACCCSHLFVLQLVHRPSVRSVLHGLLRKRLLTAEHCITKIKRNFSNTISNNGIQSEKDVVEQTALKVSLKCPITFKRITLPARGHDCKHIQCFDLESYLQLNCERGSWRCPVCTKPAQLEGLEVDQYMWGILNTLNTAEVEEVTIDSVANWKPAKNLTGIKSEEESDCKRMTKAMSPGSMNMPTMNNWDMNQAMSPYIPPDMSSIVSGSMMNNTPSTYANNNINHRNSSGGSFDINSGTNTNTNNDYTNGAGPLSHLNESVNSLDPLNAMEKSLNDQMPHTPHTPHTPHTPHTPGGGNSGPPSVPPASQESTGNHNTSGNTSTNINNDTADIPSDLNFDPAAVIDGEGTGQEALNLLPDNVVDPMELLSYLDPPDLNTPPSSGASSGNPSSSDDILALFE, encoded by the exons ATGGTGGCAGCTGCCACCGCTACGGCCACCGCCACTGCTAGCGTGGTGGCCATGCAGGACCGCCAAGACATCCCCTCGCAATTCAATCAG ATGCAGAGCCAACATGGAATACCCCACCAAACGTACAACGCAGGGTACGCCCAAAGAGGACCAATGGCCGGAATGGGGCCAGTCGGGATGAGCAACTTTAACAGCATGGGCACGATGAGCCCGATGCACTCTATGAATTCCATGAATTCGATGAACAGTATGAATGGCATGAACTCGATGAATCCTATGTCGATGGGAGGTATGAACGGTATAAGTGGTATGAACGGGATGACCCCCATGAGCTCCATGAGTAACATGGGTAATATGGGCATGAACAATATGATGGGACCTAACAACATGCAGATGAACAAGATGAGCATGCAG GCTCAACCACACCAGGGCTATCCAAGAAGACTAGCACCTTATCCGAACCCTGCGATGCACATGGCGCAGAAGAGGCAACAGGGTCCTTACCCGGGTCCCAACCCGGCTGCGATGCAACCGGCCTTCAACGGCATGACGACGTCGCAGTACCCGACCAATTATCCCGCGGCAGCCAGACCGAACTTTCAACCTCAGTACCAGCCGATGCAAACGATGAATCCTTCGGCAGCTGGCTTTGGGCCTAACTCGATGATACGAGGAGCGAATATGAGGCAAACTGCACCCTCGTACCAAACCGCGAATCAAGCGGCAACCAATCAATACTACGGTAGCAATGGTATACCGGTTAGCATGGGACCTACCACGGTGGGCAATCAATTCGTTGGCCACCAACCTAACTCAGGATACGCCGGTGGCGCGTCTTCGTACGGGGCGACCGGGGCTGTGACCAGTCAGTACCAACAGGATGTCGCGTCGATGAGAACGACGGGCGCAGGGACTCTGAATTACCAGCACAGTCCCATCCCTGGTAACCCGACACCTCCGTTGACCCCGGCCACTAGTATGCCTCCGTACATCAGTCCGAATCCGGACATCAAGCCTAATTTCAACGATATGAAGTCACCGGTTAACATTCAGA AGGACGATGAGTTAAGATTAACATTCCCCGTGAGGGATGGCATCATTCTTCCACCCTTCCGCTTAGAACATAATCTGGCTGTAAGCAACCACGTATTCCAACTGAAGTCCACGGTCCATCAAACCCTGATGTGGCGATCGGACCTGGAACTGCAGCTCAAGTGTTTCCATCACGAGGACAGGCAAATGAACACGAACTGGCCGGCGAGCGTGCAAGTATCTGTAAATGCTACGCCGTTGGTTATCGATCGTGGTGAAAATAAAACGTCTCATAAGCCCTTATACCTGAAGGACGTTTGTCAATCGGGAAGGAACACAATACAGATCACGGTATCGGCGTGTTGTTGC TCACATTTGTTTGTGCTACAATTAGTTCATCGACCAAGCGTGCGAAGCGTACTTCACGGATTGTTACGTAAAAGGCTGCTCACGGCGGAACATTGTATCACTAAGATTAAACGAAATTTCAGTAATACTATTTCAAATAATGGTATTCAGTCGGAGAAGGATGTTGTAGAACAGACAGCACTTAAG GTATCCTTAAAATGTCCTATTACCTTTAAACGTATTACACTGCCAGCTAGGGGACACGATTGTAAACATATTCAATGCTTCGATCTCGAGTCGTACCTACAGCTAAATTGTGAAAGAGGATCGTGGAGATGTCCTGTATGCAC GAAACCTGCCCAATTAGAAGGTTTAGAGGTTGACCAGTACATGTGGGGCATTCTGAACACTTTGAACACCGCGGAGGTCGAAGAGGTGACGATAGACTCGGTGGCGAATTGGAAACCAGCTAAGAATTTAACTGGCATCAAATCCGAGGAAGAAAGCGATTGCAAAAGAATGACGAAGGCAATGTCACCTGGAAGTATGAACATGCCAACGATGAATAATTGGGATATGAATCAGGCAATGAGTCCGTACATACCGCCTGATATGAGTAGCATCGTAAGCGGCTCTATGATGAATAACACGCCGTCTACGTACGCGAATAATAATATCAATCATCGGAATTCGTCTGGAGGATCGTTCGATATCAACTCCGGAACGAATACGAATACCAATAACGATTACACAAACGGTGCAGGGCCACTGTCGCACTTGAATGAATCAGTCAACTCCTTGGATCCTCTCAACGCTATGGAGAAATCACTGAACGATCAG ATGCCTCATACCCCACATACACCTCATACTCCCCATACACCCCACACACCAGGCGGTGGAAACAGTGGTCCACCAAGTGTTCCCCCTGCATCTCAGGAATCCACGGGAAATCATAACACGTCTGGTAATACGAGTACAAACATAAATAACGATACTGCAGACATACCATCTGACTTAAATTTCGACCCAGCTGCAGTAATCGATGGCGAGGGTACCGGTCAAGAGGCATTGAAT CTCTTGCCAGACAATGTCGTGGATCCAATGGAATTACTTTCGTACCTGGATCCACCAGATCTGAACACCCCTCCCAGTAGCGGCGCTAGCAGTGGTAACCCCTCATCAAGTGACGATATATTAGCACTCTTCGAATAA